GCGAAAATACACTTACAGTAAAAAGCGCCGACATCAACAATAGCCAGGGCGGTCTGCTGACCAGCGCCGGGGCAATGGACATCACCGCCGCCTCGCTAAACAACCAGGGCGGACAAATCCAGGCCCTGGGCAATGTAGGCATCCAACTCGGCGGCACATTCCGCAATGCGCAAAGCCTGGTGCGGGCCGGTCAAACCCTCACCATCCGCGCCGCCGCCATCGACAACACCAATACCCAGGAGACAAACCAGGGGATCGAAGGCCGGTCGGTAAATCTTACCGCCGCCCAAATCGACAACAGCCAGGGCGCCATCCGGGCCAACGAAACCTTGACCCTGACCGGCAGCGGTCAGATCAACAACAGCCAGGGCTTGGTCTCTGCCGGAAAAACCCTTACCCTGCAAGATGCCAACCTGGACAACAAGACCCTGCAGATCAACAACAGCGGCGGAACATTGATCGCCGGGCAGCAACTCAATATCAACAGCGCCGGCCTCACAGGCGACGGCAAAATCGTAAGCCAGGGCGATCTTACCATTAAACTCACCCAAGACTATACCCACACCGGTGAACTGGAAGCCAACGGCGACCTCAAACTGGAAACCGCCGGCGCCTTCACCAACAAAACAGCCCTTCAAGCCGGGAACAGCCTTACCGTCATCGCCGGCAGCATCGACAACACCGTAGACGGTCAAATCAGCGGCAAAAACACCGCCGTTGCCGCCGATACCCTTACCAACCGGGGACTCATTGACGGCGGCACAACCCTGATCGAGGCAGGAACCCTCAACAATCTGGGAACCGGCCGTATCTACGGCGACCAACTGGCCATTGAGGCCAATACCCTCACCAACGATGTGGAAAATGGCACGGCGCCCGCCATCGCCGCCCGCAATCGCCTGGATATAGGCGCCCAGACCCTTGTTAACCGGGAACACGCCCTCATCTACAGTGACGGCGACATGGCTGTCGGGGGCAGCCTGGCGGCAGACAAAACAGCAACCGGCCAGGCAGCCGTAGTCAACAACAACAGCGCCACCATAGAAGCCCGGGGCAATCTCAGCCTCTTTAGCCATGAAATCAACAACACCAACGAACACTTCAGCACCGTCATAGAAAAAACCCAGGAACAACAAATGGAAGAATACCAAGGTAGCGGATCTCCTAACCGCTACCTTGCCGGCACCCCCGGCGTCTACATCTATAACGACGAATCCGACCATCTCCAAACTCCCGCAGGCGGATTTGAGAGCTGGCTGGCCTACCGTTACACCCGGACGACAATGGAAAGCAAAGTAGAAACCTCCGACCCCGGTCAAATCTTATCCGGCGGCGCCATGCAAATCATCGCCGACACCGTCACCAACGACAAGAGCAAAATCATCGCCGGCGGCACCATAAGCGGCAGCATTGGCGCCTTAAACAACATCGGCTTCGAGGGACAGCGCATCACTACCGACAGCGGCACCGTCACCTCCTACTGGCGCAACCACCGCCGCGGCCGCGATGATACCGGCAGCAGTTCAACCGGGTATAACCCGCCAGACGTGATTCAGAATATCACACTGGCGGAAGGGGAGTATCAAGAAAACGCGGCCCCATCACTAGACAGCGCCAAACCAGGCGACCGATCAAGCGGCAGCGTCCAGCAAACGGCAGCCGGAGCAAATCCTGCCGGTGTCGCCACTAACGGCGGCGCTGCCGTCACCGCCGGCGTCACTGCCGTCGCAGCCGGCGCCACAGCCGGCACCGCAGTCGTCACACCCGGCGGCGCTGCCGTCCTACCCGGCGTCCAGGTTACGACCCCTACCGGCAAAATCATCCGCACGGGCGGAGTTAACATCCAGCTAGCCAACAACAGCCTCTTTACAATCAACAAAAACCCCAACAACAACTTCCTGTTCGGGGTAGACCCCCAATTCGCCAACAACCAGCAATGGCTTTCCTCCGAATACCTGCTCAACAACCTTTCCTTCCAACGCGGCGACCCGCCCCCACGGTTAGGCGACGGTTTCTATGAACAAAAAATGATCCAGCAACAAGTAACACAACTCACCGGCAGGCGTTTCCTCAAAGACTTCACCAACGACCAGGACCAGTACCAAGCCCTGCTGAACAACGCCTTAGCCTATGCCCAAGACCACCAATTGACCGTTGGCACACCCCTCACCGAAGACCAGATGGCCGAACTGACAAGCGACCTGGTCTGGCTGGTGGAAAAAGACGTGATCCTGCCGGACGGCCAAACAACGCGGGCGCTGGTACCCCAACTCTACGTGTGCGCCCTCAAAGAAGGCGACCTAGCTGCCTCAGGAGCTTTGCTCTCCGGCTATGACGTAAAGCTCAACCTCAGCGGCGACCTCACCAACAGCGGCGGCATCGCCGGCAACAACCTGGTCGCTCTGACCGCCGAAAACATCCGCAACCTCGGCGGCAGCATCCGGGGCAACAACCTGGACCTGCAAGCCCGAACCGACCTTGACAACATCGGCGGGCGGCTGGAAGCCGTCAGCAGCCTTACCGCCCAGGCCGGCAGAGACCTCAATCTCGTCACCACCACCACGGCCGCGGCCAACGACAACGGCAGCCGCACCGTCATCGACCGAATCGCCGGCCTCTACGTCACCGGCAGCAACGGGCTGCTCCTGGCCAGCGCCCAACGCAACGTCAACCTCACCGCCGCCGAAATCAACAACAGCGGCACCGACAGCCAAACCACCCTTGCCGCCGGGCAGGACCTCAACCTCGGCACCGTCGGGCAAAGCGGCAGCAACCGCCTGGTCTGGGATGGCAACAACCGGCGCAGCGACAGCTTCAGCAGCGAAACCGGCACCACCATCCAAACCCAGGGCAGCACCGAACTGCAAGCCGGCAATGACCTCAACGCCAGAGCCGCCTACCTGGACAGCCAAGGCCCCCTCACCCTCACCGCCGGCCGCGACGTCAACCTGACAGCAGGCCAGAGCAGCGACAATGTGGAGGAAAACCATCAGCACAAAGGCACCAGCGGCTTCTTCTCCAGCACCACCTACACCACCCACGACCAAGTTCAGGAAACCCTAAGCCAGGGCACCACCCTTTCGGCCGACAGCATCAGTGTCCAAACCGGCCGGGACATCAACATCAGCGGCAGCAACGTAGCCGCCACCCATGACGTAACCCTGCAGGCCGGCAACGACATTACCCTTACCGCCGCCCAACAAACCTCCCAGGAAGAACACATGCGCCAGCAAAAAACCTCCGGCCTCTTCAGCAGCGGCGGCCTCGGCTTCACCATCGGCAGCAAAAGCGAAAAAACCACCCTCGATCAACAAACCATGGAGCAAGCCGGCAGCACCATCGGCTCCATCGACGGCAACGTCAACCTCATTGCCGGCAACCAAGTCAACAGCGCCGGGACTACAATTATCAGCGGCCAGGACACCAACATCAGCGGCAAAAATGTCACCATCGACAACACAGTAAACACCTACGACAGCCAGTACAAATACGAATTCAAGCAAAGCGGCCTGAGTGTATCCTTAGGCGGCGGCGTAATCGATGCTGCCACGGGTGCTTATAACGACATCCAGCGCTCGGGTCAGGTACAGGATGACCGGCTTAAAACGCTGTATGAGTACAAAGCCGTTAAAGATCTTGAGAAACTGAAGGACTTCAAAGGCAACCTGACAAAAGGAGTGGGTGTCAACGTCAGCATTGGCAGCACAACAATCACATCCGAGCAAAACACCCATGTGGAAAGCGTCAACCCATCCAACATCAGCGCCGGCGGCAACGTCAACATCACCGCCACCGACGGTAATGTCAACCTCAAAGGGACCAAAATCACTGCGACTGAGGTCACCTTGGACGCCGAAAACGACATCAACCTCGACGCCGCCCAAAACCAACAACAGATTGATGGCAAAACCAGCTCCTCCTCCTGGTCTTTAGGCGGCACCATCGGTGTAGGCTACTCCGGTAGCTTCGGCAGCAGTAGCGGCAAAAAAAACGGCAACGCTGTGACCAATACCGGCAGCGTCATTGATGCCAGCGGCACAGTAACCCTAAAATCCGGCAACGACACCAACATCACCGGTTCCCAGGTAATAGGCGAAAAAGTAAAAGCCGACATCGGCGGCAACCTCAACATCGCCAGCCTGCAGGACAGTGATGACTACGCGGCGAACAATCAAAGCATCGGCTTTGGTTTCGGCACCGGCAAGATCAGCGGGACAACGGGCTCCTTCAATACCGGCAAGACCAACTCCAACTATGACAGTGTCACTGGTCAGGCAGGGATTTTTGCCGGGGCGGAAGGCTTTGATATCTACGTGGAGAAAAATACCGACCTGAAGGGTGCGGTGATTAGCAGCGAGGCTACGCCGGATAAGAATAAGCTCAGTACCGATACGCTGACATTCTCCAATCTGGAGAATAGAGCGAAGTATCTATCAAGTAGTATTGGAGTTAATTACAACAGCAAGCTTACTCCAGGGATGAAATTGGGTGATTTGGGTCTAACTCCCAATATTGGCGTTACTGTTAGTGGTAATGCAGATAGTACCACAAAATCGGCTATATCGCCTGGAACTATTGAAGTTAGGAGCAATCCTAATGCCGATCTGTCCAATCTCAGCCGTGATCCGAGCGGTGCATTAAATGCGTTAGGCAAGATTTTTGATAAGAAAACAGTACAAGAGAAGCAAGAATTAGCAAATCTATTTGTTCAAGAAGCCTCTACCGCCATTGGCGATTTAGCAGATGCACAACTGAAAAAAGCAATTAATGATGCAGCTAAATATAAAGATACAAATCCAGCGGCATATAATGAAGCCTTACAACAAATTGCCTTATGGAAAGAAGGCGGAACAAACAAGGTATTGTTAGATACTTTGATGGGTGGTATTATAGCCAGCATTGGCGGTGGAAATATTGGCGCGGGTGCGCTTAGCGGTGGATTAAATGGATTGCTCCAAGGAGAATTATCAAAGATTACAGATCCCGCAGCGCGTCAATGGGCAAGCTTGATACTTGGAGCAGCAGCATCAAAGATAGTCGGCGGAGATGCTTTTACAGGCGGTAGCATAGCTAGTGGCGATACGAAGTATAACTCGCTAGATCATAGTGAGCAAATACAGTTCGCAGCAGATTTAACACTGGCATTTGTTGGTAAGGGCAAAACAACCGAAGAAGTAAAGAACAATGTTAAAGACGTGATTCAAAAATGGATAAATATAGATGCTGAAACAAATCCGAACCTAAAAGATACTGATCCACCAACTATATCGTTATTAAAAGCTGCTGCAGATGTACTAGGTCTAGGAGATACTTGGAAATTCGATAGTAATGAAAGTTTGACTAATAATTTAAATGCCTTCAAGCAGGCTCTGGATTTTCAGAAAAAAATTATTTTTGAATTTAAAGTTGGGGACTATGGTATCAGGATTATAGACGACAGAGATGATCAACAGAAAAAAGCCTATGCCCTTACAGAAGAATGGGCTCGTGGTTTAATATCTATGGGTTTCTTTGTTGGTAGTGGCGGTAAGGCAAAAGATATAGTTATTGGCGCAGCTAGAGCTGAAGAAGTAGCCACAGGAGCTAAAGTATTTTGGTCAGGTGGAGACGCTGCAAAGAATATAGCGGCATCTTGGGCAAAAGCAGGTGGTGCAACAACACTTGAAATGACGCCGGAAGGCATTGCACTGGCAGAAAAAACAAAAGAAATGCCTTGGTCACAGGCAAAGCCTCTTTGGGAGGAACTATCTAGAGACTTTGCAAAATCAGCTAGTGGCGAAGTACATGTATTCCAGAAAGCAGAAGGAGTTAGCTTGCAAAGCATATGGGGAACTGTTGAGTATAAAGAATTGATGGCAAATCCTAATGTTACAAAATTTACTTTTCACGTACTAATGGGTGATGGCTCTATACGGGCGTTTACAATTGCTAAATAACTGTTATTTAATTCGAACGCAAAGGGATGGGAATCTATGAGTGTTGATGTTAGCAAAAAGTATTTTCTCATGAGTTTTAAATTTGATAAATGTAAGCCAGAAGATTTTGGGTTAACTGTTGTGTCTCAAGAAGCTCCGGAGACTTATGTTGATTCAAATGAAAACTCACGTTGGGTTAAAAAGGAGATGTATGATTTTGGATGGGGAAATGAATGTGGTTTTATGAGAATTCCGCAACTAGAGTTTGAAGATCTTTGGGAATTACTCATAAACTCAAGTATTCAAGAAAATAAATATGGTGCTGCATACATAATTGAGAAAGAATATGCATGCAAATTGATGAATCATCTATTAGACATTTTAAATAAGTCTGACTTTACTTACATCAGTTCATTCAAAGAAGCGGCTGAAATACTTAATTTAAAGCAAGTCAGAAATAGGTGTGAAACTATTGGCAAAACGTATCAGGAAGTTGAAAATGATTACAATAACTGGAAGTATATCGCTAACAAGGTTTTAGAATTGATATCTAATAAGTAAAGAGACGATAATGCGACAGGGGACGGATATTCCCTGTCGTATCGGGAAAATCAATATGAGTCAAGGGACGGTTCGTTGACTCAAAGCCATCTGTGGCTACCAAACTTACCAGGACCTTAAACAAATCGGTAAACAATTTAAAGACGGTTTCACTGCCAAAGACCTGAGCACAGGTACCGGTGTTAGCGTCAGCATCGGCAGCAGCCAAATGACCGCCGAACAAACAACCCACGCCGAAACCGTCAACCCGTCCAACATCAACGCCGGCGGCAACGTCAACATCACCGCCACCGACGGGGATATCAACCTGATAGCGACAAACATCCATGCCATCGACGTCCTGCTCGACGCCAAGCAAAACCTCAACCTCGACGCCGCCCAAAACCAACAACAGATCGACGGCAAAACCAGCTCCTCCTCCTGGTCCTTGGGAGCATCCTTCGGCCTTGACGGCAACTTTACCGGCCTGACCGGCGGCTTCGGCTCCGGCCACGGCACGGAAAACGGCAACACGGTAACCCATACCGGCAGCGTCATCGACGCCGCCGGCACCGTAACCCTCAAATCCGGCAACGACACCAACATTATCGGTTCCCAGGTCAAAGGCGACAAAGTTGTGGCCGACATCGGCGGCAACCTCAACCTCGCCAGCACGCAGGACAGTGATGACTACGCGGCGAACAATCAAAGCACCGGCATTGGTTTCGGCACCGGCAAGATCAGCGGTACAACGGGCTCCTTCAATACCGGCAAGACCAACTCCAACTATGACAGTGTCACCGGTCAGGCAGGGATTTTTGCCGGGGCGGAAGGCTTTGATATTTATGTGGGGAAGAATACCGACCTGAAGGGTGCGGTCATTGCGAGTGATGCTACGCCGGATAAGAATAAGCTGAGTACCGATACACTGACTTACTCGGATATTCAAAATAAGGCAGAGTATAGCGCAAGCAGTGTTGGAGTTGGCTACGCTGCAGGCAAAGACGCCAATGGCAAAGATGTTGCCGATAAAGACAAAGGATTAATACCCAATATTGGGGTAACAGCCAGCGGAGAAGCCTCCAGTACCACAAAATCGGCTATTTCTCTGGGAACTATTGATATTCGCAGCAATCCCACCCAGGATATCTCTAATCTAAACCGCACACCGGAAGGCTCCATAAATGCGCTAGGTAAGATTTTTGACAAACAGACTGTTAAAGAACAACAAGAATTGGCAAATTTATTTGGCCAAGAAGCATTTAAGGCTATTGGTAATCTTGGATTAACTGAAGGTAGTCCTGAAAAAGTGTTTCTTGATGCGTTTGCTGGCGGACTAATGGCTCAACTTGGCGGAGGAAGTTTTGCTTCTGGCGCTGCTGGTGCAGGATTTAATCAACTTGTTCAGCTGGAATTAGCTAAGATTACAGATCCTGCATTACATCAATGGGCTAGTGCGGTTGTAGGTATCGCAGCCGCTAGTGTTGTTGGCGGTAATGCACAGACCGGAGCAAGTACGGCGGTTAGTGAGACAAGGAATAATTGGTTCTGGGGTGCACATGTACTTGCAAGGACAGCTGCAATTTCAGCATTTAGATATTTATCTAGTACACCTGCAGGAAGGGCGGCACTTCAAAAATTAGAAATTTATTCAGAAGAAGCGTTGATTGCCAGTGAAGAAATGATGGCAAAAGTTGTGAATGAAGCGAATGCACTCATGACACGTTTTGGAATACCTGGGCGTGTTCAATCCCGTATTAACTTAATAACTGGAGATTTGGAGGCTGGATGGGAACATGTATTATCCAGACATTTTAATACTTCGGTTAATGCTTCTCAATTTACTGTAGCACCAGAGGAACTGCAAGGCATTCTTCAAAGTGAACAAGTCATTGGGACTCCTATACTTAGAATAGTGTTAAGTGATCAAGGTCCTAGATTCTTACGAGAAGTAACCTTAGATAAAATAATAGGGATTGATAAATTTTCTAATCTACCGACTTCAGTTATGACTGTATTAACCGATTTACAAGGTAATTTGGTAACAGCTACACCGGGAGTGATAAAATGAAGCTCATTGGAAGCCTAATAGAACAAAACGCTAGGGCAATCATGGCTATTACGCATGATTCTTTGTTTAAGGGACATAACCCCAGGTTGTTTAATGTACTAAAAACTTTATTTCCAGAATTGAAAACTGTATATTTTCTTGCGCATACACCTGAACAAGGCGAAGACATTTATGTGCTTCTTGTTGATGCAACTCATGTCGTTTCAGTTGAATTAGACCGTTATGACGAAAATGTCGAACCTATAGTACGAATAAGATCGCTCAAAGAGTATAAGCGAAAGCTAAGTAAAACGAAACAAATTGAATTAGCCGTTGCTATGGATTTATCTCAAAAAGATTTATCATCAAGTTCGAGTTAGGCTGCAGTTAACAGTGTAAATAACGTTTTTGTTGGTTAATTAAATGTCATGAATAGAGGTCAGCGGACATAAAATCCGCTGACCTCAATGACTTATTGAATATTAAACAATACAAATCCATAAAAGGAAAATGATATTGAGATGGAGGTAATTACGTGCTTATTTGGAGAGGATATGGGTTTACAGTTCCGTTGATTGTTTTATCCGTATGTTTGGTATTGCAATATTCTTTAGATGCGATGTTTTATAAAGGATATTATACTTTCAGTAAATGGCCAGTATCGGTTGCGTTGTTCATTGCTGCCATACCAGTCTGGTTTTTGGGGAAGAAAATCAACGAAAATGCTGAACGAATTTTACTTGACCC
This window of the Methylomusa anaerophila genome carries:
- a CDS encoding two-partner secretion domain-containing protein, which translates into the protein MLCLRTNNQTTTQRRQSLKKWLIWLTAILQLCQPTLAGASAIVDKSAPGSNRPYVEFTANGLPVVQITTPSAAGVSRNIFQQFDVFSQGLILNNSRDIVSTQLAGYIAGNPFLLKGSARIILSEVSGPQASHLNGYTEIAGQKAEFILANPNGIFVNGAGFINTSHATLTTGAPVFGGDGSLSAFRVSGGQISIDGAGLNGGDTDRVDLISRAVTANAGIWTNELNVVTGANEVKYNSLTAANITPDSNKPAVAIDVGALGGMYANKIYLVGTEQGVGVNSQGIISAITGDLTVTGEGKVTLAGNTTAGENIYISAQGGLDTQDLVYAAKSANLTTPAGLTNAGLIAAGEHTTLTAAAVDSTGTIGAGINSDGTIAPNGDINITTTGSTKAGGQNTAAGNLTIRAAAVDLSGANTYAGQNINLTARTGDIANTGGTIQAMGSLNAKANGTLSNDQNPVGTKGQLQADQITITAGSVSNMGGVISQTGTKTTLITAQGTINNSRGEIGTHGDKLTIEAAELNNTTGKIIHAGGQELTIRTSGDTINTSGQIGANGANLTIEAQNLINTKGSIVHAGAQNLTLKTAGDTLNTGGQIDTNGQLTLTAQNLDNSSGQINSQKDMDIRLGSGLINETGVIRGGSAVKIAAADTVHNRRGTIEAGQGLNIRARSLQNENGRVANLDSGLLTITVRQDINNQGGQIGSNGKAELTANTVNNQSGTLTAQNNLTIRVGAKLDSNEASTIAAGGDLTINSGGAINLAGSTTANQNITLTAQGDIHNQGTVYAGRDATLAAQGALTNTGTLAAQNNITINVGERLDSNEASTIAAGGALAINSGGVINLAGATTANQNITLAAQGDINNQGTVYAGQDAAIGAGGALTNTGAITAGGNTGITANTVSSSGTLGAGVTREGKLGGSGNLTVVAQDTLTATGQNLAAGNMLLQGTAINLTGAVNQAGGSAALRATTGDITHTGASLDVGDKLDISAAKTFNNDKNAGGTAGQIQAGQVTITAANIANRGGSILQIGSEEAAITAAHTLDNSGGKIAANGAAKIKVGELINQGGSIQTSGLDNNNLVLDARGSINNSLYNGQAGIISAGGSTTITADSLNNSQGQITAGQTLSATVTQDITNTQGLLAANQNAAVSAGRIHNTQGTIAAVQGQADVTAATGILDNTAGRVEAQKETRIFAIGLNNTEGVILGGSLDVNTNNQRTDNTRGSIAAAGPATIRSGIFINEAGLVQAAGDLILDTGGQTLANTNSGATGGIIGRGSVNLLTGSLTNQAGYIYGENTLTVKSADINNSQGGLLTSAGAMDITAASLNNQGGQIQAGQVTITAADIANRGGSILQTGSEEAAITAAHTLDNSGGKIAANGAAKIKVGELINQGGSIQTSGLDNNNLVLDARGSINNSLYNGQAGIISAGGSTTITADSLNNSQGQITAGQTLSATVTQDITNTQGLLAANQNVAVSAGRIHNTQGTIAAVQGQADVTATTGILDNTAGRVEAQKETRIFAIGLNNTEGVILGGSLDVNTNNQRTDNTRGSIAAAGPATIRSGIFINEAGLVQAAGDLILDTGGQTLANTNSGATGGIIGRGSVNLLTGSLTNQAGYIYGENTLTVKSADINNSQGGLLTSAGAMDITAASLNNQGGQIQALGNVGIQLGGTFRNAQSLVRAGQTLTIRAAAIDNTNTQETNQGIEGRSVNLTAAQIDNSQGAIRANETLTLTGSGQINNSQGLVSAGKTLTLQDANLDNKTLQINNSGGTLIAGQQLNINSAGLTGDGKIVSQGDLTIKLTQDYTHTGELEANGDLKLETAGAFTNKTALQAGNSLTVIAGSIDNTVDGQISGKNTAVAADTLTNRGLIDGGTTLIEAGTLNNLGTGRIYGDQLAIEANTLTNDVENGTAPAIAARNRLDIGAQTLVNREHALIYSDGDMAVGGSLAADKTATGQAAVVNNNSATIEARGNLSLFSHEINNTNEHFSTVIEKTQEQQMEEYQGSGSPNRYLAGTPGVYIYNDESDHLQTPAGGFESWLAYRYTRTTMESKVETSDPGQILSGGAMQIIADTVTNDKSKIIAGGTISGSIGALNNIGFEGQRITTDSGTVTSYWRNHRRGRDDTGSSSTGYNPPDVIQNITLAEGEYQENAAPSLDSAKPGDRSSGSVQQTAAGANPAGVATNGGAAVTAGVTAVAAGATAGTAVVTPGGAAVLPGVQVTTPTGKIIRTGGVNIQLANNSLFTINKNPNNNFLFGVDPQFANNQQWLSSEYLLNNLSFQRGDPPPRLGDGFYEQKMIQQQVTQLTGRRFLKDFTNDQDQYQALLNNALAYAQDHQLTVGTPLTEDQMAELTSDLVWLVEKDVILPDGQTTRALVPQLYVCALKEGDLAASGALLSGYDVKLNLSGDLTNSGGIAGNNLVALTAENIRNLGGSIRGNNLDLQARTDLDNIGGRLEAVSSLTAQAGRDLNLVTTTTAAANDNGSRTVIDRIAGLYVTGSNGLLLASAQRNVNLTAAEINNSGTDSQTTLAAGQDLNLGTVGQSGSNRLVWDGNNRRSDSFSSETGTTIQTQGSTELQAGNDLNARAAYLDSQGPLTLTAGRDVNLTAGQSSDNVEENHQHKGTSGFFSSTTYTTHDQVQETLSQGTTLSADSISVQTGRDINISGSNVAATHDVTLQAGNDITLTAAQQTSQEEHMRQQKTSGLFSSGGLGFTIGSKSEKTTLDQQTMEQAGSTIGSIDGNVNLIAGNQVNSAGTTIISGQDTNISGKNVTIDNTVNTYDSQYKYEFKQSGLSVSLGGGVIDAATGAYNDIQRSGQVQDDRLKTLYEYKAVKDLEKLKDFKGNLTKGVGVNVSIGSTTITSEQNTHVESVNPSNISAGGNVNITATDGNVNLKGTKITATEVTLDAENDINLDAAQNQQQIDGKTSSSSWSLGGTIGVGYSGSFGSSSGKKNGNAVTNTGSVIDASGTVTLKSGNDTNITGSQVIGEKVKADIGGNLNIASLQDSDDYAANNQSIGFGFGTGKISGTTGSFNTGKTNSNYDSVTGQAGIFAGAEGFDIYVEKNTDLKGAVISSEATPDKNKLSTDTLTFSNLENRAKYLSSSIGVNYNSKLTPGMKLGDLGLTPNIGVTVSGNADSTTKSAISPGTIEVRSNPNADLSNLSRDPSGALNALGKIFDKKTVQEKQELANLFVQEASTAIGDLADAQLKKAINDAAKYKDTNPAAYNEALQQIALWKEGGTNKVLLDTLMGGIIASIGGGNIGAGALSGGLNGLLQGELSKITDPAARQWASLILGAAASKIVGGDAFTGGSIASGDTKYNSLDHSEQIQFAADLTLAFVGKGKTTEEVKNNVKDVIQKWINIDAETNPNLKDTDPPTISLLKAAADVLGLGDTWKFDSNESLTNNLNAFKQALDFQKKIIFEFKVGDYGIRIIDDRDDQQKKAYALTEEWARGLISMGFFVGSGGKAKDIVIGAARAEEVATGAKVFWSGGDAAKNIAASWAKAGGATTLEMTPEGIALAEKTKEMPWSQAKPLWEELSRDFAKSASGEVHVFQKAEGVSLQSIWGTVEYKELMANPNVTKFTFHVLMGDGSIRAFTIAK
- a CDS encoding hemagglutinin repeat-containing protein → MTAEQTTHAETVNPSNINAGGNVNITATDGDINLIATNIHAIDVLLDAKQNLNLDAAQNQQQIDGKTSSSSWSLGASFGLDGNFTGLTGGFGSGHGTENGNTVTHTGSVIDAAGTVTLKSGNDTNIIGSQVKGDKVVADIGGNLNLASTQDSDDYAANNQSTGIGFGTGKISGTTGSFNTGKTNSNYDSVTGQAGIFAGAEGFDIYVGKNTDLKGAVIASDATPDKNKLSTDTLTYSDIQNKAEYSASSVGVGYAAGKDANGKDVADKDKGLIPNIGVTASGEASSTTKSAISLGTIDIRSNPTQDISNLNRTPEGSINALGKIFDKQTVKEQQELANLFGQEAFKAIGNLGLTEGSPEKVFLDAFAGGLMAQLGGGSFASGAAGAGFNQLVQLELAKITDPALHQWASAVVGIAAASVVGGNAQTGASTAVSETRNNWFWGAHVLARTAAISAFRYLSSTPAGRAALQKLEIYSEEALIASEEMMAKVVNEANALMTRFGIPGRVQSRINLITGDLEAGWEHVLSRHFNTSVNASQFTVAPEELQGILQSEQVIGTPILRIVLSDQGPRFLREVTLDKIIGIDKFSNLPTSVMTVLTDLQGNLVTATPGVIK